A window from Limanda limanda chromosome 14, fLimLim1.1, whole genome shotgun sequence encodes these proteins:
- the si:dkey-250d21.1 gene encoding uncharacterized protein si:dkey-250d21.1, which produces MTDCCAAVSCDHQQGDSTTSLFSFPADPERCKQWLINCGRQDLSSEPAEQLHKLYRLCAKHFEPSMISEQIDSGCVLSDDAVPTIFDCTTPENNQLPCNRKRARDPSEEEPSSVKKTKENRGEVTGETQEFSGEQSEMPELPNDNLTQEDVSSSKEKETLKVYFKEVLALTGFSINGANINADESIGGSRGQQALNPVCVEKIDRAEILQFSEDLMREEIQNSLRLARFFSILLQDVTSIEGKEQIPVFIRSVTVDGFPQKHLIGFLPCDMDAENLFYMLLAELRTKWGLRMEHCRGLTYLVTGSMCQKMRDLTSRILQEFPQVVLSPSDPYAFNIWIIRCMPMPSIQKAADTVEEVASLLRRTPELSKRLEGKIQTTYGHLKGEVDRIKAAVGVNWDHSTDAFQTMLDILEPFLNCINEMISKVDEDTAEQMAKLKPVLKNFNFIITLVVLKNTLCCVSILNSSLRGIISISSTLQYTISNALKLVNKYQQELAIFHRKWFSDAIGRAKKLGVEVTKPEMDEGDTAETPLEDFYRETLGRPILQYLVAEVKRVFSTEMVRILRWLSLVPSYMADHNFSIRRDKVADANLNNLARPDTFYEELGCWEVKWRHASKRRILPTTVFATLKIPDIGFYPNVQSLLRVLGTVPCVNAEADVYGQYHMVLERCHSYLTGTPEDQRQCSMAYVYVNQDVHFSVEQMVDSYVQKHPDILRILQMDDDTKEKPAKVAAHGNNAEKDTEEEIQLINLEMDAERLVELKCAETDREALKSALQSAVVAAYNSQSRLHSDTSAQDGEVDYVTKSEMKEVLTVCENALRAGILTEVGSSFFSLFIDSVVKLGERDHLPLFLRFVDSFDVMRLELMGFLEADLDCDLMVLRLLEVVTVEWRLDLNNCRGQAYLGSGDVSYKLKAFACKVQEKYPLAISTHCSTYSFNTWWSKSIPVPAIKRALDTFEEVLMFFGSSAILEKQLDYVLAFGLRESYEKVQEYRGKFCGCWQEKHDSYEVLVQILEPLVECLEKIKNNSQRWKSSVSTQAGSLLCKLMEFDFIIAMVVLKNASSFTRELSAGLQKDHLSAASQLCQISGIVSTLNRVKTNMKVFHQSWFDEACAIAQSLRVQIEVPENSLPRDGMIKPVGFYKDGLSVPLVDNLINAVKDHFSEDHKEALNFLSLVPCSVTVSYMFESLKSKPPLYSRDLPDADNFATELCCWRVTWKTKVASVTIPSSIFHTLRLPLMQYFGNINALLRIMSVLPSTALEDCGVVMRHKKFQEYLRNTYPKDRSPCLAMLQVGNNFSRDLDRMVTQCLKVTPQALEGICLDKESKSLIRNSENNMEDDSIKEEAEEPNIEQSPDKMEDQDMKPADENGHTGDNRHSLATVFRLAALLGKKNSSLSDLSEEEKDLFIQELSMCHWFGRENKCMPSIGDSEMVNLLINGIRDVILKEIQESPFFSLITDKPVRIADKTQLPVFVRYVGESAPKVELIGFLPFDENCHVDTQANNLAKILTEDWGLPMSQCRGQAFMHLGSGYQSLKKMSLDVLKNYPLSVVTPSESCGLAHWLAGSVPCPSVAKMLDITEDLMLFFDDSPCLEGQLAQAVDGLLNMPREALDEIPETCCSRWKKREDFFDILADTLEGILSCLDAVSSTATGAKSMHAQVLSTALRNMDFIVTLVILKNACAPLRNCSTVFRCGNPADILCEVEKIPSIIETLNKMLENVSSLHTNWFEQAFQLATKVAPEQVCFSEEAHSYESPELYYRENLSVPLLRSLVDEMKYSFSDGHLKALSVLSLLPSCNPQPILSESTDKPFSLYLTDLPEPEVAEQEINIWATVWSEKYQDVAPPSSIAETLLHPESKSHPTVSLLLRLVAVLPSVSMEWDLMKTTLNSMRDLLRNTLCKGSRMDHVMLLSHCTTLQRLPEVIEKCIEVDPESSPCLSQVMGTLQGLKLESGVFELQQETQTELQDSSEAKKPEDGEGTLANKEVILEVVKGSTTVVSFYEPQLREQILKELWDSQFFTIITEQAVEIDRELYVPLCIRYLNKEDVQCEETLAFIPFSENHATLADAIVTALSEKWGLNMEYCRGQALLSVGEVGAQMRTVSLDIAEKYPRAVRSVSSALPLNIWLAKSSSAQEVADGAVLISKILHWFTEDAERQNKLEETIIHVFQDDEVKGNELRDKLIKNWEKSHDMHEVMVEILESVTLCLNELKGEGSVSNQQQASQFFNEIRNFEFILTTVVQKNVLSLTKKLSRSLQGKPLDMLLAVNSLPDLKECLDKLKSDVDTHHKAWFEEAVALASKLHVTMLHSVLLEPLSEFYKESVSMGVIEHSIAEIDDLFTEKVLDTLRCLEIVPYAMSKLETSILSGLVFRLYKDDLPDETSLQSEMKSWREKWLDPLAGYLPTTVLDTLKTSQIRSFSNIETLLRLQVILPFSRKESNFRQGKRSLHEFIQQEKRSLSELHAL; this is translated from the exons CTGTAAACAATGGCTGATCAACTGTGGTCGCCAGGACTTGTCATCAGAACCTGCTGAGCAGCTGCATAAACTCTACAGACTTTGTGCAAAGCACTTTGAGCCGTCTATGATCTCCGAACAG ATCGACTCTGGTTGTGTCCTAAGTGATGATGCTGTTCCAACAATATTTGACTGTACGACACCGGAGAATAATCAACTGCCCTGCAACAGGAAACGAGCTAGAGATCCT TCGGAAGAGGAACCTTCTtctgtgaagaaaacaaaag aaaacagaggagaagtgACAGGGGAGACGCAAGAATTTTCTGGAGAGCAGAGTGAAATGCCTGAACTGCCAAACGATAACCTAACCCAAGAGGATGTGTCAAGCTCTAAAGAAAAAGAGACTCTGAAAGTGTATTTTAAGGAAGTTCTGGCCCTGACTGGTTTCAGCATCAATGGTGCAAACATCAATGCCGATGAGTCGATTGGTGGCTCTAGGGGTCAGCAAGCACTCAATCCTGTCTGTGTGGAGAAAATTGACAGGGCAGAAATCCTGCAGTTCAGCGAAGACCTCATGCGGGAGGAGATCCAAAACAGCCTCAGATTGGCACGATTCTTCTCCATTCTTCTTCAGGATGTGACGAGCATAGAAGGAAAAGAGCAGATTCCTGTTTTCATCAGGTCTGTCACAGTTGATGGGTTCCCACAAAAGCACCTCATTGGGTTCCTACCATGTGACATGGATGCAGAGAATCTGTTTTACATGCTTCTCGCTGAGTTGAGAACCAAGTGGGGGCTGAGGATGGAGCACTGCAGGGGACTCACTTATTTGGTTACAGGCAGCATGTGTCAGAAAATGCGAGACCTTACCAGCAGGATTCTGCAGGAGTTTCCACAAGTAGTCCTGTCGCCAAGTGACCCATATGCCTTCAACATCTGGATTATCCGCTGCATGCCTATGCCCTCCATCCAGAAGGCTGCAGACACCGTGGAGGAGGTAGCCTCATTACTCAGGAGAACACCAGAGCTGTCCAAAAGACTGGAAGGAAAGATCCAGACAACATATGGGCATTTAAAAGGAGAAGTGGATCGGATCAAAGCAGCTGTCGGTGTGAATTGGGACCACAGCACTGATGCCTTCCAGACTATGTTAGATATTCTGGAGCCATTCCTGAACTGCATCAATGAGATGATTTCAAAGGTAGACGAAGACACTGCTGAACAGATGGCCAAGCTCAAGCCAGTTTTGAAGAATTTCAATTTCATTATCACGCTCGTTGTTCTGAAGAACACTCTCTGTTGTGTGAGCATACTCAACTCAAGTCTCAGGGGAATAATTAGCATCAGCAGTACCTTGCAGTACACAATCTCCAATGCCTTAAAGCTGGTAAACAAATATCAACAGGAGCTTGCAATATTCCACAGGAAATGGTTCTCAGATGCAATTGGCCGAGCCAAGAAGCTGGGAGTTGAGGTCACCAAACCAGAGATGGACGAAGGGGACACAGCTGAAACACCACTGGAGGACTTTTACAGAGAAACTCTGGGCCGACCTATCTTGCAGTATCTTGTTGCAGAAGTGAAGAGAGTGTTCAGCACTGAGATGGTGAGGATTCTACGGTGGCTGTCATTAGTGCCCTCTTACATGGCCGACCACAACTTCAGCATTCGCAGGGATAAAGTAGCAGATGCCAACCTGAACAACCTTGCAAGGCCTGACACATTTTACGAAGAGCTTGGTTGCTGGGAAGTGAAATGGAGACACGCAAGCAAGCGCAGAATCCTACCAACAACAGTGTTTGCTACACTCAAGATCCCAGATATTGGGTTTTACCCGAATGTGCAGAGCTTGCTGAGAGTGTTGGGCACTGTTCCATGTGTAAACGCAGAAGCAGATGTGTATGGCCAATATCATATGGTTCTGGAGCGCTGCCACTCCTACCTGACAGGCACACCAGAGGACCAAAGACAGTGCAGCATGGCATATGTCTATGTTAACCAAGACGTGCACTTCAGTGTTGAGCAAATGGTGGATTCATATGTCCAGAAGCACCCAGACATCCTGCGGATTCTGCAAATG gaTGATGACACGAAAGAGAAGCCAGCCAAAG tggCAGCTCATggaaacaatgcagaaaaggaCACTGAGGAGGAAATACAACTCATAAACCTAGAGATGGATGCGGAAAGGCTTGTGGAACTGAAGTGTGCCGAGACTGACCGAGAGGCGCTTAAATCTGCTTTACAATCTGCAGTGGTTGCTGCATACAACAGTCAAAGCAGGCTACATAGTGACACTTCTGCTCAAGATGGAGAGGTGGACTACGTGACCAAGTCTGAAATGAAAGAAGTTCTCACTGTTTGCGAGAACGCTCTCAGGGCAGGAATCCTCACAGAAGTGGGGAGCTCATTCTTTTCCTTATTCATTGACAGTGTTGTGAAACTGGGGGAGAGAGAtcatctccctcttttccttcgGTTTGTGGATAGTTTTGATGTCATGCGTCTGGAGTTGATGGGATTCCTTGAGGCTGATCTTGATTGTGATCTCATGGTGCTGCGTCTCCTGGAAGTGGTTACTGTCGAGTGGCGTCTTGATTTGAATAACTGCAGAGGCCAAGCCTACCTAGGCTCTGGTGATGTCTCCTACAAGCTGAAAGCCTTTGCCTGCAAAGTTCAGGAGAAATATCCTCTCGCTATAAGCACACACTGCTCTACCTACTCTTTCAACACATGGTGGTCAAAATCCATCCCAGTGCCTGCTATTAAAAGAGCCTTGGATACATTTGAAGAGGTTTTGATGTTTTTTGGTAGCAGTGCTATTTTAGAAAAACAGCTTGACTATGTGTTAGCGTTTGGTCTTAGAGAGAGCTATGAAAAGGTCCAGGAGTATCGAGGGAAGTTCTGTGGCTGTTGGCAAGAGAAGCATGATTCTTATGAGGTGTTGGTGCAGATTCTGGAGCCCCTGGTTGAATGTCTGGAGAAGATTAAAAACAACTCACAGAGATGGAAATCTTCTGTATCCACACAAGCTGGGTCCCTTCTCTGCAAGTTAATGGAGTTTGATTTCATCATTGCCATGGTGGTCTTAAAGAATGCATCCTCCTTTACCAGAGAGCTGAGTGCAGGTCTCCAGAAGGACCACTTAAGTGCCGCATCCCAGCTTTGCCAAATCAGTGGTATTGTGTCCACTCTGAACCGAGTAAAGACCAATATGAAGGTGTTTCACCAGAGCTGGTTTGATGAGGCTTGTGCAATTGCACAGAGCCTAAGAGTGCAGATTGAAGTGCCTGAAAACTCTTTGCCAAGAGATGGCATGATTAAGCCAGTTGGCTTTTACAAAGATGGCTTAAGTGTGCCCCTGGTAGACAACCTGATCAATGCAGTGAAGGATCATTTTTCAGAAGACCACAAAGAGGCTCTCAACTTCCTCTCCCTGGTTCCATGCTCGGTCACAGTAAGCTACATGTTTGAGAGCTTGAAGTCAAAACCTCCTCTCTACAGCAGGGATCTTCCTGATGCAGACAACTTTGCCACTGAGCTCTGCTGTTGGAGAGTAACCTGGAAGACCAAAGTGGCATCCGTGACCATCCCAAGCTCGATATTTCACACACTTCGTCTGCCACTCATGCAGTACTTTGGGAACATCAATGCCCTGCTGAGGATTATGTCTGTGCTACCCAGCACAGCACTAGAGGACTGTGGTGTTGTGATGCGCCACAAGAAGTTCCAAGAGTACCTGAGAAACACATATCCTAAAGACAGGTCCCCATGTTTGGCAATGCTGCAGGTGGGCAACAACTTCAGCAGAGACCTGGACCGCATGGTGACCCAGTGTTTGAAGGTTACACCACAAGCCTTGGAGGGTATCTGTCTG GACAAGGAATCCAAAAGTTTAATCAGGAACTCTGAAAATAATATGGAAG ATGATTCTAtaaaggaggaagcagaggagccCAACATCGAGCAATCACCTGACAAGATGGAGGACCAAGACATGAAACCAGCAGATGAGAATGGACACACTGGAGATAATCGTCATAGTCTGGCAACAGTGTTCAGACTGGCTGCACTACTGGGAAAAAAGAATAgcagtctctctgacctgtcagaagaagagaaagatctTTTCATCCAGGAGCTCAGCATGTGCCACTGGTTTGGAAGAGAGAACAAATGCATGCCCTCTATAGGTGATAGTGAAATGGTGAACCTCCTCATAAATGGAATCAGGGATGTCATACTCAAGGAAATACAGGAATCTCCATTCTTCTCATTGATCACAGACAAACCTGTTAGAATTGCTGATAAGACACAGCTACCTGTTTTTGTCAGGTATGTCGGAGAATCAGCCCCGAAAGTGGAGCTCATTGGTTTCTTACCATTTGATGAAAACTGTCATGTTGATACGCAAGCAAATAACCTTGCAAAGATTCTCACTGAAGACTGGGGCTTACCGATGTCTCAGTGTCGAGGGCAAGCATTCATGCATTTGGGCTCAGGTTACCAAAGTCTGAAGAAGATGTCTCTGGATGTCTTGAAGAATTATCCGCTCTCTGTTGTAACGCCCAGTGAGTCTTGTGGCCTTGCCCACTGGCTAGCAGGAAGTGTGCCTTGCCCTTCAGTAGCTAAGATGCTGGATATCACAGAAGACTTGATGCTATTCTTTGATGACTCTCCGTGTCTTGAGGGACAGTTGGCACAGGCTGTTGATGGTCTTCTAAATATGCCAAGAGAGGCCCTGGATGAAATTCCAGAAACCTGTTGCTCAAggtggaaaaagagagaagactTCTTTGACATACTCGCGGACACATTAGAGGGTATTCTCAGCTGCCTAGATGCTGTAAGCTCTACTGCCACAGGAGCCAAGTCGATGCATGCACAAGTTCTCTCTACCGCTCTAAGAAACATGGACTTCATTGTCACCCTTGTGATTTTGAAGAATGCTTGTGCTCCTCTCCGGAACTGTAGCACTGTCTTCCGCTGTGGAAACCCTGCTGACATTCTCTGTGAAGTTGAAAAAATCCCCTCAATCATAGAGACTCTTAACAAAATGTTAGAGAATGTGAGCTCTCTTCACACTAACTGGTTTGAACAGGCCTTCCAGCTAGCAACCAAGGTAGCTCCTGAGCAAGTGTGCTTCTCAGAGGAAGCCCACAGCTATGAGTCTCCTGAGTTATATTACAGAGAAAATCTGAGTGTTCCTCTCCTCAGAAGTCTTGTTGATGAGATGAAGTACAGTTTCTCAGACGGCCACCTAAAGGCCCTGTCTGTCCTGTCTTTGCTGCCCTCGTGCAACCCCCAACCGATTTTGTCGGAGTCCACAGACAAGCCGTTCAGCCTCTACCTTACAGATCTTCCTGAGCCGGAAGTAGCCGAGCAGGAAATCAACATCTGGGCCACTGTATGGAGTGAGAAATACCAGGATGTTGCTCCTCCATCATCCATTGCTGAAACACTTCTGCATCCTGAGTCAAAGAGCCACCCAACTGTTAGCTTACTGCTGAGGCTTGTTGCTGTCCTGCCCAGTGTCAGCATGGAGTGGGATCTGATGAAGACAACGCTGAATTCCATGAGGGATCTGTTAAGGAACACTCTATGCAAAGGCAGCAGAATGGATCATGTGATGCTCCTGTCTCACTGCACAACACTGCAGAGACTACCGGAGGTCATTGAGAAGTGTATAGAGGTGGATCCAGAGAGCAGTCCATGTCTATCCCAG GTAATGGGAACTTTGCAAGGACTGAAGTTGGAAAGTG GAGTCTTTGAATTACaacaagagacacaaacagaactGCAGGACTCCAGTGAAGCAAAGAAGCCCGAGGATGGAGAGGGGACTTTGGCTAATAAGGAAGTGATACTAGAGGTCGTGAAGGGATCAACAACAGTAGTGTCTTTCTATGAGCCACAGCTGCGGGAACAAATCCTCAAGGAACTCTGGGACTCTCAGTTCTTCACAATCATAACTGAGCAAGCTGTTGAAATTGACAGGGAGCTCTATGTCCCCCTATGCATCAGGTACCTAAACAAAGAGGATGTCCAGTGTGAGGAAACACTGGCTTTCATCCCTTTCAGTGAAAACCATGCTACTCTTGCAGATGCTATTGTGACGGCCCTGTCTGAGAAGTGGGGACTCAACATGGAGTACTGTAGAGGACAGGCCTTGCTGAGTGTAGGTGAAGTCGGAGCTCAGATGAGGACTGTAAGTTTAGACATAGCTGAGAAATATCCTCGAGCCGTAAGAAGTGTCAGTTCTGCTTTGCCTCTTAATATTTGGCTGGCTAAATCCTCTTCTGCTCAAGAAGTAGCTGATGGAGCAGTTCTCATTAGTAAAATATTACATTGGTTCACAGAGGATGCAGAACGCCAGAACAAACTGGAAGAAACGATCATTCACGTGTTCCAGGACGACGAAGTAAAGGGCAACGAGCTTCGGGACAAACTCATCAAGAACTGGGAGAAGAGTCATGACATGCACGAAGTGATGGTAGAGATTTTAGAATCAGTCACGCTCTGCTTGAATGAGCTGAAAGGAGAGGGAAGTGTTTCAAACCAGCAGCAAGCATCACAGTTCTTCAATGAAATCAGAAACTTTGAGTTCATCCTTACAACGGTTGTGCAGAAAAATGTCCTGAGTTTAACTAAGAAGCTTAGTCGGTCTCTTCAGGGAAAACCATTAGACATGCTACTTGCTGTGAATAGTTTGCCTGATCTCAAAGAATGTCTTGATAAGCTGAAGAGTGATGTTGACACCCATCACAAGGCCTGGTTTGAGGAAGCTGTCGCATTGGCTTCTAAACTCCATGTTACAATGTTGCATTCAGTGCTCCTAGAGCCTTTGAGTGAGTTTTACAAAGAATCAGTAAGCATGGGAGTTATAGAGCACTCAATAGCAGAGATTGACGACCTCTTCACAGAAAAGGTATTGGATACTTTGAGGTGTCTGGAGATTGTGCCTTACGCAATGTCCAAATTAGAAACCAGCATTCTTAGTGGTCTTGTGTTCCGCCTGTACAAGGACGACTTGCCAGATGAGACCTCCCTTCAGTCTGAGATGAAATCATGGAGGGAAAAATGGTTGGATCCCCTGGCCGGCTATCTTCCTACTACCGTGCTGGATACCCTGAAGACGTCCCAGATTAGAAGTTTTAGTAACATTGAGACTCTCCTCAGACTCCAGGTCATTTTGCCATTTTCCAGGAAGGAGAGCAACTTCAGGCAAGGAAAAAGAAGCCTCCATGAGTTCATCCAGCAGGAGAAGAGGTCTCTCTCTGAGCTCCATGCACTGTAA